The following coding sequences are from one Microtus pennsylvanicus isolate mMicPen1 chromosome 1, mMicPen1.hap1, whole genome shotgun sequence window:
- the Sdsl gene encoding serine dehydratase-like isoform X1 — MEGALVDHGRAEPFHRVTPLLESWALSQVAGMPVFLKYENVQPAGSFKIRGIGHFCQQMAMKGCKHLVCSSGGNAGIAAAYSARKLGIPVTIVLPENTSTQVVRRLEGEGAEVQLAGKVWDEANIKAQELATRDGWVNVSPFDHPLIWEGHASLVRELKESLGSPPGAVVLAVGGGGLLAGVTAGLLEVGWQHVPIVAMETRGAHSFNAALQAGRLVTLPDITSVAKSLGAKRVAARTLECAKECEILSEVVEDREAVKAVQRFLDDERILVEPACGAALAAIYSGILGRLQAEGRLGPALASIVVIVCGGNNISSQQLQDLKTQLGCS; from the exons ATGGAGGGAGCCTTGGTGGATCACGGCAGGGCTGAGCCTTTCCATAGGGTCACGCCTCTGCTGGAAAGCTGGGCACTGTCTCAGGTGGCAGGCATGCCCGTCTTCCTCAAATATGAGAATGTGCAGCCAGCTGGCTCCTTTAAGATCCGAGGCATCGGACATTTCTGTCAGCAG atGGCCATGAAGGGATGCAAACATCTGGTGTGCTCCTCAG GAGGCAATGCAGGAATTGCAGCCGCTTACTCGGCTCGGAAGCTGGGCATCCCTGTCACTATTGTGCTCCCAGAGAACACTTCCACGCAGGTGGTGAGGcggctggagggggagggggccgAGGTCCAGCTGGCTGGGAAG gtctgggatgaagccaacatAAAGGCTCAAGAATTGGCCACAAGGGACGGCTGGGTGAATGTCTCCCCGTTTGACCATCCCCTGATATG ggAAGGCCATGCCAGTCTAGTACGGGAGCTGAAGGAGTCGCTGGGGAGCCCGCCGGGTGCCGTGGTACTGGCCGTAGGGGGGGGAGGACTCCTCGCAGGTGTGACAGCTGGCCTGTTGGAGGTAGGCTGGCAACATGTGCCCATTGTTGCGATGGAGACCCGAGGGGCACACAGCTTCAACGCTGccttgcaggcaggcaggctggtcACGCTGCCAGACATCACCAG TGTAGCCAAGAGCCTGGGAGCCAAGAGGGTGGCTGCACGGACCTTGGAGTGTGCGAAGGAGTGTGAGATCCTCTCTGAGGTGGTGGAAGACCGGGAGGCTGTGAAGGCAGTGCAGAGGTTCCTGG ATGATGAGCGCATCCTGGTGGAGCCTGCCTGTGGGGCCGCCCTGGCTGCTATATACTCAGGCATCCTGGGAAGGCTCCAGGCTGAGGGCCGCCTAGGCCCggccctggcttccattgtgGTCATCGTGTGTGGTGGCAACAACATCAGTAGCCAACAGCTCCAGGATCTGAAAACCCAACTGGGCTGTAGCTGA
- the Sdsl gene encoding serine dehydratase-like isoform X2: protein MEGALVDHGRAEPFHRVTPLLESWALSQVAGMPVFLKYENVQPAGSFKIRGIGHFCQQMAMKGCKHLVCSSGGNAGIAAAYSARKLGIPVTIVLPENTSTQVVRRLEGEGAEVQLAGKVWDEANIKAQELATRDGWVNVSPFDHPLIWEGHASLVRELKESLGSPPGAVVLAVGGGGLLAGVTAGLLEVGWQHVPIVAMETRGAHSFNAALQAGRLVTLPDITSVAKSLGAKRVAARTLECAKECEILSEVVEDREAVKAVQRFLGDGWLDGCWLALQMKATLMDGQRGSQVVE, encoded by the exons ATGGAGGGAGCCTTGGTGGATCACGGCAGGGCTGAGCCTTTCCATAGGGTCACGCCTCTGCTGGAAAGCTGGGCACTGTCTCAGGTGGCAGGCATGCCCGTCTTCCTCAAATATGAGAATGTGCAGCCAGCTGGCTCCTTTAAGATCCGAGGCATCGGACATTTCTGTCAGCAG atGGCCATGAAGGGATGCAAACATCTGGTGTGCTCCTCAG GAGGCAATGCAGGAATTGCAGCCGCTTACTCGGCTCGGAAGCTGGGCATCCCTGTCACTATTGTGCTCCCAGAGAACACTTCCACGCAGGTGGTGAGGcggctggagggggagggggccgAGGTCCAGCTGGCTGGGAAG gtctgggatgaagccaacatAAAGGCTCAAGAATTGGCCACAAGGGACGGCTGGGTGAATGTCTCCCCGTTTGACCATCCCCTGATATG ggAAGGCCATGCCAGTCTAGTACGGGAGCTGAAGGAGTCGCTGGGGAGCCCGCCGGGTGCCGTGGTACTGGCCGTAGGGGGGGGAGGACTCCTCGCAGGTGTGACAGCTGGCCTGTTGGAGGTAGGCTGGCAACATGTGCCCATTGTTGCGATGGAGACCCGAGGGGCACACAGCTTCAACGCTGccttgcaggcaggcaggctggtcACGCTGCCAGACATCACCAG TGTAGCCAAGAGCCTGGGAGCCAAGAGGGTGGCTGCACGGACCTTGGAGTGTGCGAAGGAGTGTGAGATCCTCTCTGAGGTGGTGGAAGACCGGGAGGCTGTGAAGGCAGTGCAGAGGTTCCTGG GAGATGGCTGGCTGGATGGCTGCTGGCTGGCTTTACAGATGAAGGCTACactgatggatggacagagaGGCAGCCAAGTGGTGGAGTAA
- the Sds gene encoding L-serine dehydratase/L-threonine deaminase gives MAVQEPLHVKTPLRDSMALSKVAGTSVYLKMDSSQPSGSFKIRGIGHLCKTRAAQGYRHFVCSSAGNAGMATAYAARRLGIPATIIVPSTTPTLTIERLKNEGATVEVVGEMLDEAIQLAKALEKNNPGWVYIHPFDDPLIWEGHTSIIKELKETLSAKPGAIVLSVGGGGLLCGVVQGLQEVGWEDVPVIAMETFGAHSFHAAIKEGKLVTLPKITSVAKALGVNTVGAQALKLFYEHPIFSEVISDREAVSAIEKFVDDEKILVEPACGAALAAVYSGVVCRLQDEGRLPRPLASLVVVVCGGSNISLAQLQALKAQLGLNGLPK, from the exons aTGGCAGTCCAGGAGCCCCTCCACGTGAAGACCCCGCTGCGTGACAGCATGGCCCTGTCCAAAGTGGCTGGCACCAGTGTGTACCTAAAGATGGACAGTTCCCAGCCCTCAGGCTCCTTCAAGATCCGAGGCATTGGACACCTCTGCAAGACG aGGGCAGCACAAGGCTATAGACATTTTGTCTGCTCTTCAG CGGGCAATGCAGGCATGGCAACGGCCTATGCTGCCAGAAGGCTGGGCATCCCGGCCACTATCATTGTACCTAGCACCACACCCACCCTCACCATTGAGCGGCTCAAGAATGAAGGTGCCACAGTTGAAGTCGTGGGAGAG ATGTTGGATGAGGCCATCCAGCTGGCCAAGGCTCTAGAAAAGAACAACCCGGGCTGGGTGTACATACATCCCTTTGATGACCCTCTCATCTG GGAAGGCCACACTTCCATCATCAAGGAACTGAAGGAGACGCTGAGTGCCAAGCCTGGGGCCATTGTGCTCTCCGTTGGCGGCGGGGGCCTGCTGTGTGGAGTCGTCCAGGGGCTGCAAGAGGTGGGCTGGGAGGATGTACCTGTCATTGCCATGGAGACCTTCGGTGCCCACAGCTTCCATGCTGCCATCAAGGAAGGGAAGCTGGTCACCCTGCCCAAGATCACCAG TGTTGCCAAGGCCTTGGGTGTGAACACTGTGGGGGCGCAGGCCCTGAAGCTGTTTTACGAACACCCCATTTTCTCTGAGGTCATCTCAGACCGGGAGGCTGTGTCCGCTATTGAGAAGTTTGTGG ATGACGAGAAGATCCTAGTGGAACCCGCGTGCGGCGCAGCTCTGGCTGCAGTGTACAGTGGCGTGGTGTGCAGGCTGCAGGATGAGGGCCGGCTGCCAAGGCCGCTGGCTTCACTGGTGGTGGTCGTGTGTGGCGGCAGCAACATCAGCCTGGCCCAGCTGCAGGCTCTCAAGGCACAGCTTGGTCTGAACGGGCTGCCCAAGTGA